The Neovison vison isolate M4711 chromosome 5, ASM_NN_V1, whole genome shotgun sequence genome includes a region encoding these proteins:
- the KRT38 gene encoding keratin, type I cuticular Ha8, translating to MTSCYISSSQCLGSTRLPAPTNVYGPSMDLVTQPGAEARAASLCLSATVAHANRPRVGATPLGKPSLCMPFSCRTACPLPGTCNIPGNIGVCENYAEGAPNGHEKVTMQFLNDRLANYLEKVRQLERDNEELETKIRESSKCHESTMCPDYQSYFQTIEELQQKILCSKAENTRLIIQVDNAKLAADDFRIKHESELSLRQMVEADMCGMHKLMDDLSLAKADLEAQQESLKEELLCLKKNHEQEVSILRSQLGDKLQIKLDVEPTVDMSRVLQEMRCHYEAMVQTNHNDLEEWFQDQSESISKQDMSCSEELRCCQSEILELRRTVNALEVELQAQHSLKDCLQNSLCEADARFGTELAQMQVLISNVEEQLSEIRGDLERQNQEYQVLLDVKARLECEIATYRKLLESEDCKLPCNPCSTSASCVTTPCAPRPSCTPCNTCVPGPACGSSTGSRF from the exons ATGACTTCCTGCTACATCAGCTCATCCCAGTGTCTGGGCAGCACCAGGTTGCCTGCCCCAACAAATGTCTATGGCCCCTCCATGGACCTTGTGACCCAGCCTGGGGCAGAGGCCAGGGCTGCCTCCCTGTGCCTGTCAGCCACCGTGGCACATGCCAATCGACCACGTGTGGGGGCAACCCCTCTGGGCAAACCCAGCCTGTGTATGCCCTTCAGCTGCCGCACTGCTTGCCCCTTGCCAGGGACCTGCAACATTCCCGGCAACATTGGAGTCTGTGAGAACTATGCGGAAGGCGCCCCGAATGGCCATGAGAAGGTAACCATGCAGTTCTTGAATGACCGTCTGGCCAACTATCTAGAGAAGGTGCGCCAGCTGGAGCGGGACAATGAGGAGCTGGAGACCAAGATCCGAGAGTCAAGCAAATGCCATGAGTCTACCATGTGTCCAGACTACCAGTCCTATTTCCAGACTATTGAGGAGCTCCAGCAGAAG ATCCTGTGCAGCAAGGCTGAGAATACCAGGCTGATTATCCAAGTTGACAATGCCAAGCTGGCAGCTGATGACTTCAGAATCAA GCATGAGAGTGAGCTCTCCCTACGCCAAATGGTGGAGGCAGACATGTGTGGGATGCACAAGCTCATGGATGACCTGAGCCTGGCCAAGGCTGACCTGGAGGCCCAGCAGGAGTCCCTGAAGGAAGAGCTGCTCTGCCTCAAGAAGAACCACGAACAG GAAGTGAGCATTTTGAGGAGCCAGCTTGGGGACAAGCTCCAGATTAAGCTGGACGTGGAGCCCACCGTGGACATGAGCAGGGTGCTTCAGGAGATGCGGTGCCACTATGAGGCCATGGTGCAGACCAACCACAATGATCTGGAAGAGTGGTTCCAAGATCAG TCTGAAAGCATCAGCAAGCAGGACATGTCATGCTCCGAGGAGCTGCGGTGCTGCCAGTCGGAGATCCTGGAGCTGAGACGCACGGTGAATGCCCTGGAGGTGGAGCTTCAGGCCCAGCACAGCCTG AAAGACTGTCTGCAGAACTCCCTGTGTGAAGCTGATGCCCGCTTTGGCACCGAGCTGGCCCAGATGCAGGTGCTGATCAGCAACGTGGAGGAGCAGCTGTCTGAGATCCGGGGTGACCTGGAGCGGCAGAATCAGGAGTACCAGGTGCTGCTGGACGTCAAGGCCAGGCTGGAGTGCGAGATTGCCACGTATCGGAAACTTCTGGAGAGCGAGGATTGCAA ACTCCCTTGCAATCCATGCTCCACCTCTGCCTCCTGTGTGACTACCCCCTGTGCACCTCGTCCAAGCTGCACACCCTGCAACACTTGTGTGCCTGGGCCAGCCTGTGGAAGCAGCACTGGGAGCCGGTTCTGA